The stretch of DNA AATAAGCTCAGATAATCAGATATCGCAGATGCCAATGCAGCTCCCTCAACTTGCCATTGGAATACCACTACGAAGATAATATCTAAAATAATATTGGTGATATTGGTAACTAAAACCAAATAAAAAGGGCCTTTGCTAAATTGCATGCCGAGCATCCAACCTAATAACACTAAATTCATCAAGGCGGCTGGCGCACTAAACAACCTAATAGCTACATAACTTTGCGCATACTCAATGGCATCTGGGCTGGCTTTAAAAAATTCAGTAATAAGCAGCCGAAACATGGGCAACAATAAAATTAATAATATTCCCAATACGACAGCAATCACCAAACCTTGTTTAAGGATTTGCATTTGACGCTTTACATCATTAGCACCATAAGCCTGAGCAATCAGCCCAGTCGTGCTCATACGCAAAAATCCAGCCAACCAAAATGCAATACTGATTAACATCGAGCCCAGCGCCACACCTGCCAAAAACGCACTATTATCAAGATGCCCAATGACCGCAGTATCGACTAATCCTAACAGTGGCACACTAATATTTGATAAGATCATTGGCCAAGCAAGAAACAACAGGCTTTTATGATGCTGCCAATCAGTTTTAAACAGTTTTACCATGCAATTATTGCGACCCTTTTGCTATTACCACTCAATGCTACTGCTGCTGTTATTCTACAATATCATCATGTCAGCGACACTTTACCAAAAGTGACGAGTATTAGCGCATCTGATTTTGAGCAGCACTTGTTATACCTTAAAAACAATCAATTTGACGTCATCTCATTGCCCGAATTAATCGCAGCACTACAAGAAAAGAAGAAGCTCAGCGATAAAACCGTCGCAATTACGTTTGACGACGGTTTTAAAAATAACTATGAACAAGCAGCTCCCTTACTCGAAAAATATCAATTCCCTTATACTATTTTTGTAAACCCCAAACTGATAGATGAGAATGTTCAGCAGATCATATCTTGGGAACAATTAAGAGTTTTAGTTAACAAGGGGGCCACTATTGCCAACCACAGTATGTCTCATGATTACTTGCATCATAAACATCCTGGCGAGTCTAACGCTGATTGGTTAGCACGGATCCGAGCTGATATTCTTACATCCGAACAGCGAATCGCAGATGAAACAGGGCACAATTTTAAATATCTTGCCTACCCTTATGGTGAGTTCAATTTAGAATTGCAAAAATTGGTCGAAGAAATCGGCTTCATTGGATTTGGCCAACACTCAGGGGCGATTACACATACTAACGATTTTACACGCTTACCTAGATATCCAGCTTCAGGGAACTATAGCGATATCAGTACATTAACGACTAAGTTAGATTCTCTGGCCTTTCCTTTAAGTAAAAAAATTATGGTCGACTCGGTGACAAGTGAACTGAAGCCCAGCATAACGCTGCACTTTTCAGAGCTTGATTTTACACCAAATCAATTTCAGTGTTTTATATCTGGAGGGAATAGCGCTGATCTTATATGGAGTGAAGATAATAAAAGCGTCACTGTGAGAGCGTTAAAACCTCTCAGAAAAGGCCGTACACGCTATAATTGCACAGCCCCATCTAAGCGAAAAAACGGGCGTTATTATTGGTTCTCACAACCATGGGTCGTGGTTGCTGAACAAAATAATTAACGTTTAATCATGGAACGCATCAAAATATCGGCCACCTGCTCTAAAGGCACTGTTTTTTCTGCAGCCCCAAGCTCAACAGCAGCACGGGGCATTCCCCATACTACCGATGTTTTTTCATCTTGAGCAAACGTAGTTGCGCCAGCTTCTTTTAAGTGAAGCAACCCCTTTGCTCCATCAGCTCCCATGCCAGTTAAAATGATGGCAGTTGTTTTTTTAGGGGCAATATTAACTAAAGAATCAAATAACGCATCCACAGCCGGCCGATGTCGATTAATCGGCGCACCTTTGTCTAACCGACAAACCAGTTTTGAGCCTTGCGGTTGTAATCTCAAGTGAAAATCACCTGGTGCAATATAAACAAAACCAGCTTTTAGCACATCACCATCTTCCGCTTCTTTTACCGTCATTTTTGCGACTCTATCCATCCTTTCTGCAAATGACTTACTAAACACCGGAGGAATATGCTGCGTAATAACAACAGGTACAAAATGTGCTGGTAAGCGAATTAATACCTCTTTTATTGCTTCTGTCCCCCCGGTTGATGCACCAATAGCAACCAAATGATTTGCTTTAAACTCTAAACTTTCTGGCGAACTGACTTTATTCGCATGGGTCGAAGATGGAGTTTGTGAGTAAATCCTCACTTTGGCTTTAGCTGCTGCACGGATTTTATCGTGAAGGATTTCAGCATAGGCATTAAGCTCTGCTGCCACATTTTTAGTTGGCTTAGCGACAAAATCAATTGCACCTAACTCTAATGCCTCTAATGTTGTTGGTGCACCTTCTTGAGTTAAAGTAGACACCATCACAACCGGCATAGGCCTCAAACGCATCAGGTTTTTTAAAAAGCTAATGCCATCCATTTTTGGCATTTCAACATCCAGAGTGAGCACATCCGGATTTAAAGACTTAATTAATTCTCTTGCATGAAACGGATCTTCTGCAGCGCCAACCACTTCAATATCGTTGGCCTGATCAAGAACTTGTGTCATTAAAGCCCGAATTAAAGGAGAGTCATCAACAATCAATACTCGAATCATACTTTTCACCTCTAAAATAGCTCTATGTCAGTATGCGATTTCTGCTGCTCAATCTCGCTAAAGTAACGAATTTCTCGCTCTTTAATCGTGTCATTATGCATACTTCGTAATTTTTTAACCTGTGCTTTTCCTGTGGTCGGATTAAATAGCACCTTACGTGGCCACGGGCCTCCAACATCATGAGATTCGACTTTTAAACCCTCTTGTTTCAAAAAATCAGAGACAAATCGAATGTTCCCTTCACCAACATCTGTCATCGAACTAATGATTTTGCCACCACCAAATAACTTCACTTTGAGATTGTCTCGACAACCACCATTTTTCAAAATTTCATTAATTAGAAATTCCATTGCCCAGTTACCATAACGACAACTGAGTGGATCTTCAAAATCATCAGCATGCCCTTTTTTGATTGGCAACATAAAGTGATTCATTCCACCTATACCCATTTTATAATCATAGATACATGCTGAAATACATGAGCCTAATACCGTCGAAATCACTTCATCCTGCTTCGTGACATAAAACTCTCCAGGCAAAATTTTTGCAACCACTCGCTCACGTTGTCGATCCCAATATCGTTTAACATGTTCGAAGCCTGATAAGACGGGTTTAAAATGTTCGTGCAAGCTCATACCTTCCTATATATAGTTTTGCCTAAACTTTTGAATCGCTTTTGCTCTTTCCCCATACTTTCAGAGTGACCTAAAAATAAATATCCATCAGGGACAAGAATATCGGCGTAACGCTCAAATAAATTCTCTTTTGTTGGTTTATCAAAATAAATCACCACATTACGACAAAAAATCAGATCAAAAGGCCCTTTCATTGGCCACTCTTGTAATAAGTTTAGGCGTTTAAAATGAATTTTGCTTTTCAGTTGCTCTTTAACTTTGTAGATATCTGCTGACTTACTGCGAAGAAAGAAATTCTCCAAATGTGACTTATCCAACCCAGTCACCGATGACGCTGAATATTCACCCGTACTCGCTTTGTGCAACACATTAGAGTCCAAATCAGTGGCTAAAACTTTCACATCCCAATTGCTTGGAAATAACCCAGCTAGGGTCATTGCAATGGAATAAGGCTCTTCTCCTGTCGAGCAACCTGCTGACCATATCCTGACTCGTTTGGTTTGTTGATTTTTTTGAATTAACTCAGGGATGATGGTGTCACTTAAGAATTTAAAGTGGTGATTTTCACGAAAGAATGAAGTTAAGTTAGTCGTAATTGAATTAATAAAGTGACTAAACTCTTCTTCTTTGTGTGAGTCCAAATAACCTAAATACCGCGAAAAAGAATCAAATCCGAGCTTCCTTACTCGTCTAGCTAAACGCGAGTAAACCATCTCTCGCTTATGATCTCCAAGTACAATGCCACATGCTTTATAGACCATTGCGACTATTTGTTTAAATTCATCATCTGTTAGTAAAAATTCTTTCGCCACAATAGGGTCCTTTCTGTACAGATAAAGAAATAAAAGCCCACCACATGGGTAGGCCTATCATTACATAGAGATTAAAACTCCTCCCACTCCTCAGAAGAATCAACAAAGTTATCACCAACAGGAGGGCTACTAAGTCGTGCTGAACGGCTTGGAATAGCAGGTCGTTGTGGTTTGGCTACTGGATAATCTGCTTTTTGAGCGACGCTAAGTGGACTGCCAGCCACTATATTGAAAAAGCTCAATAGCTGCCTCATTCCCTTCGCTTGTTCTGACATAGACTCACTTGCGGCAGACGCTTGTTCAACCAATGCAGCATTTTGCTGAGTCATCTCATCCATTTGCGTAATCGCTTTATTGACCTCTTCAATGCCCGAGCTTTGTTCTTCAGACGCGGTTGAAATATCGCCTATCATTTCTGTCACTTTTTGTACGGCCGCTACAATCTCTTGAAGTGTACTGCCTGACTCATTGACTAAAATGGTACCATCTTCAACTTTACTCACACTGTCTCTAATTAACTCTTTTATTTCTTTTGCAGCAGCAGCAGAGCGCTGCGCTAGATTTCTGACTTCACCTGCAACAACCGCAAAACCACGACCTTGCTCTCCGGCCCTTGCAGCTTCTACCGCAGCGTTCAGCGCAAGTAAATTAGTTTGGAAAGCGATTTCATCGATCACACCGATAATATCGGATATCTTTTTACTCGACTCATTGATCTCGGCCATACTCGAAACAGCGCGCTCAACCACCGCACCGCCTTGTAATGCTTTATCTCGAGTATCTGCCGCTAATTCATTGGCAATTTTGGCATTATCTGCATTTTGTCTTACCGTGCTGGTCATTTCTTCCATACTTGAAGCTGTCTCTTCTAAAGAAGAAGCCTGCTCTTCGGTACGTTGACTTAAATCTGCATTTCCTTGTGATATCTCCTCCGCACCACTTGCCACTAAATTAGAAGAAGAATTAATTTTATCAATCACTTCTGTTAACTTATCGGCAGTTGTATTTATATCTCGTTTTAACTTATCAAATGAGCCCTTGTATTCTTTTTCGATGCGTTGAGTTAAATCCCCATGAGCCATAGAATCGAGCATTCTTGCAGTTTCAGAGACTGCATCATCGACGATATCAACTAAGCTATTCAGCCCTTGCGCAAGATTTAACGCAAACCCTTTTTTGCCTTGCTCTTCTATGCGAGCATTGAGGTCGCCTTCTCCTGCTGCTGAGATTAGCTCAGCTATTTCACGCTCAATGCCGACCTCCTCGGTACGATCGACCCACTCAACTACAGTGCCAATGCGCACATCTTCATCAGAAACAATTGGATTTGCAATTAAGCCAAAGGTACGCCCTCCAACTTGTATTTCTGTCTTGTACGTGGTTTTTAATTTATCTAACATGCCTTGCTGATGAGCTGGGTTTTTATGGAATTGGTCGATATTTGCATTTAACAGTTTTCGACTATCGAAGTTAGGTAAGTCTTTCTTAAGGTCACTTTCAGCATTTTGCATCATACTTAAGACTGCATTATTCATATAGACAATCGTATTTGTTGCATCAGCGATCATTGTATTTGTCGCTACGGTGTCAAGTGCTTGTCTTACTCGTAAGTTTTCTTCCGCTATTTCTCTAGCTTCTTTTTCTTGTGCTAAACGCTCAGTTTTATCTTCCCATTCAACCACCGTCCCTAAGCGCTCACCATCATCCGAAAATACGGGTGTTGCAGTAAGACCAAAAGTGAAGCCAGCTAATTCTAAATTGGTTGTATATGTCGAGGTTAACTTATCAAGCATGGCACGCTGGTGACTCGGATTTTTATGAAAATCATCAACACAGGTACCAATCAAGTTGGCAACACTAAATTTCGGTAACACCGAATGAAGCTGAGCTTCATTCGAACTTAACATCTCAATGACAGCATCATTGGTATAAACAATGTTCAAATCTGCATCTGCCATCATAACATTGGCTTTACACACTTTAAGTGCACTGGCAATACGCGCATTATTAGCAGCTTCTTCTTTGGCTAATAATTCCGCTTCTAGCCGATCTGTTTTATCATCCCACTCAACCACAGTACCCAAACGGTTACCGTCATCGTCAAAGACAGGTGTTGCAATTAAACCAAAAGTAAAGCCTGCAACTTTGATGTCCGTTCTGTAAACAGCATTGAGTGATTTAAGCAAACCACGTTGATGTGCAGGATTTACATGAAAATCATCAATACAGGTACCAATCACATTGTCGATATCAAATTTAGGCAGAACTGTTCTTAGTTGGTCTTGATTCCCCCGAAGCATTTCTTCTACCGCTCGGTTTATATATACAATATTTAAGTCGTTGTCGGCCATCATCACATTTGCTTGGCATACATCTAAAGCACTTGAAATTCTTGCACTTTTTGCGAGTAATTCTTGCTCTCTATTTTGAGCGGCAACCTCTTCAGTGAGATCTTTCCATTCAACTACAGTTCCTAAACGCTCTCCTGCATCAGAAAACAATGGTGTCGCGATTAAGCTAAAGGTAAGGCCTGATAATTCAAGTTTGGTTTTATAAGGTTGTTGTAGAGATTGTAATAAACCTCTTTGATGGCTTGGTGTTTTATGGAATTGATCCACACACGTGCCTACCAGTGACGCAACATTTAAACTCGGAACGGCTGTTCTTAATTGGCTTTCATTACTTTGCAACATGCTGACAACGGACTTATTAACATAGGTAATTGTGCAGTCGCTATCGGCCAACATTACATTTGCCTGGCAGACATCTAAGGCTTTTAATAAGCTTTCAACAGATGCTTGCGAATCAGTTGATGTCGTAACCGGTACTTTAATTAATGATTTTATGGTTTTGAAAAAAGCTGGAAATACACTCTGATTCAGTTCTATCAACGCATCAAAATTTTTCTCTTGTAGCAGCGGAAGTGCTTCCTCAATCACATTGAGTTTATCAGCAATTTGCTCTACTGCTTTGTATAAAAAAGCCATCGCCCCAATAGTAGCAATACCAAATACAAGTATTGCAATTATGGAATATTGCCCCATTTCCACCCCTGCTAGTTGCAAACTCACAATGAACGAGATCAGTACAACCGAGGTCGCAATAAGCAGTTTGTTCAACACTTTAGCCTTTGAATTGACAGTTTCCATCTTGCCCCCTTGTGCAAAGATCAACTAATTAATAACAACTTCTTGTTCTGTTTCATGTCTGAGGTTTAGTACACGCTCTAACTTAAGTAGTACCACCATTTTTTCCCCGACATTCACTAACCCATGGACAAACTCTGCATTGTCGCTTCTGTTAATGTCAGGCACGTCAGTTGCTTGTTCTTCCGCAATACTGTAAACATCTGATACTGCATCAACCACTAGCCCCATAATCTTTGATCCTTGCGCAAGCTCAACCTTTACAACAATTACGACAGTCAACGGGCCGTAATCTGCGACTTTCAAGCCAAATCGCAGTCGCAAGTCGATGATAGGGACTATTGTCCCCCTCAAATTAATCGCCCCTTTTACATAACGAGGAGAGTTTGGAATGGTTGTGATTTCTTCCCACCCTCTTATTTCTTGCACAGTTAAGATATCCACACCATATTCTTCTTCATCCATTATGAAAGTCAGAAACTGACGAATAGATGTATCTTCTTCTGATAATGCATCCGACTCTAAAGTAGAATCATCCATTTAATGCGCCTCCAAGCCATCAATCACTAACTCTTGCCGTCCTGCTTTTTTTAACCCTGCAAGTTTTATAAGGCCTGTAATATCAACGATTAATGACACTCTGCCATCACCCAAAATAGTGGCACCTGATACCCCTTCGACCTTTTGGTAGTTGGCTTCTAAGCTTTTAATAACAACCTGCTGTTGGGCTAAAAGATCATCAACTAACAAGCCCACTTTTTGGTTATCGCTTTCAACAACAACAAGCAGCCCTTTTTCTAAATCTTCGATGGCCCCACGGTGATTAAATATTTGATAAAGACGTAAAATAGGCACATATTCATCGCGAAGCCTAAGCACATCTAAACCACCACCCACACTGTTTACTTTTTTGATATCAACTTGCAGAGATTCGACAATGGAAATAAGAGGGATAATATAAGTGTGCTGACCAACAGTGACGAGTTGACCATCCAAGATAGCCAAAGTTAACGGTAAACGAATGGTGAATGTTGAGCCAACCCCTTGCTCGGAAGTCACTTCAATTGATCCATTTAAAGCTTGAATATTCCTTCGGACGACGTCCATCCCAACACCACGCCCAGAAATATCACTCACTTCATCAGCTGTAGAAAAGCCAGGCATGAAAATGAGTTCGTTAATTTTGTCGTCGCTAAGATCATCAGTTTCAGAAATTAAACCATTCTGTAACGCTTTGCTGCGGATTTTCTGTGTATTTAGGCCATTTCCATCATCCATTATCTCAATAACAATATTGCCGCCTTGATGGAATGCATTGAGTGTGACTTTCCCGACAGGATCTTTACCTGCCTCTTCACGTACATCTGGTCTTTCTAAACCATGATCGAGAGAATTTCTAACTAAATGAACCATAGGGTCAGAAATTTTCTCCATCACTGTTTTATCTAATTCAGTTTGCTCACCCAGTAATTTAAGCTCAACTTGTTTGCCTAATTTTTGCGATGTATCTCGAACTAACCGCGGGAAACGGCTGAAAACAAAGCTAATTGGAAGCATCCGGATCCGCATAACACTTTCTTGTAAATCTCTAGTGTTGTGTGCAAGTTGCGCTAATCCTTCTTGGAGTGCCATTAATTTGTTATCTGTTATCTCACCCTCACCAAGCTGAGTTAACATGGCTTGTGTTATTACAAGCTCACCAACCATATTGATCAACGAATCAACTTTATCAATGCTGACTCGAATTGAAGTAGATTCTGCGGCTTTTGCTACAGGCTTAGCTGTTTCAGATTCTGATTTGACCGCTTTGCTCTGTTCAACTTTTACAGCTGGCTCTGGCTTGCTATTAGTTTCTGATTCAGGAGGTGCAGCTATCAACTCATCATCTTCTTCAAACAACCCTCCACAAACAGTGATAGTAATTTCTGCATCATCTTCAACCCACTCAAAAACCTCTTTTATCCTACTTTCAGACTCAGTTGTCTCTAAATAAAATGTCCATGCTAAATAACAATCATCAGGCTGCATGTCATTTATATCTGCAATCCCATCAAGGTTCACTTTTACATCAAGTTGACCTAGCTCAGATAGCTCAGTAATCATGAATAGCGGTTCATTTCCTGTCTTGAACAGGTGATGGAGCGGCTTAAAAATGATCTCAAATGTATCTACAGATGAAGGACCACCTTGGGCTTTTGGCGCAGGTGAAGACGGGGTATCTGACTGAGCTGCTGGTTGCTCATTATTTAGAATTCTTTCGAACTCTTGCCTTAACGCAATCGATTGAGATAAGTCTGGTTCTTGCTCTAACTGCAAGGCTGATAAAAGCAAACGAAGGCAATCAACTGATTGCAAAAGCAAATTCACATGATCAGGCTCTAATGCACGCCGGCCATCGCGTATTTGATCTAATAAAGTTTCAAGAACATGAGTGAAGTCGGCAACAGAAGAAAAACCAAACGTACCACTTCCACCTTTTATGGAATGAGCGGCTCTAAAAATAGTGTTAATGGTTTCTGAGTCTAGATCTCCTGGCTGCAGGTTTAACAGCTCTGACTCCATGGTATCTAACCCTTCGAAGCTTTCTTCAAAAAAAACCTCAAAAAATTGACTGAGATCGATACTCATAACATCTCCTTGTTAACGTTAACGTATTACTTTCTTGATAACCGCCAACAACTGCTCGGGATTAAATGGTTTGACTATCCAACCTGTGGCTCCAGCAGCTTTGCCTTCTGTTTTTTTGTCTAAACCTGATTCGGTGGTCAACATTAACATCGGGGTAAATTTATATTCTGGTAAGCCTCTTAGCTCTCGGATCAGGGTTATGCCGTCCATAATCGGCATATTGACGTCAGAAATGATCGCATCAAATGAATTTTGCTTAGCTATCGCTAATGCTTCACTTCCATCTTTAGCTTCGGTTACATCGAAACCTGCTTTTTTTAAAGTAAAGCCAACCATCTGACGCATTGACGCAGAATCATCGACTGCCAAGATTTTTTTCATATCGACCTCATTTATACGTGTTCAAGTGATAAAAACTCATTTACCCCAAGGGTCTTAGCTGAGGATAGTAATGCTTTACTATTACCATGCCATTGAATGTGATGATCTGTAGAGAGTAAGTGCTTCTGAAGAGCACACAACATTTGTACTGAAGCAGTGTCCGCTTGAGAAACTTGGCTTATATCGAGCACAATATCACCACCATCGTTTAACAAACCAATTATGGTCTGATGAAAGGTGTTGATATTGTTAATGACAAGCTCTTCTGGCAACTGATACATGTATGTTCAATCCTTGTATATCATCTAATAAAAAGCTTAGCCGCAGTTAACCGATTTGCCACATTTATGCATGCTTTTTTTAATTTAATTAGAAGATTAGCACTGAACAGGAACACAAAATCCAGCTAGAAATATCCTTCCCTAGCTGGAGTACAAAGATGTGAAATTGCTTAATTTATTTTACAATTTTTTTGAAATCAGCAATCAAGGACGCTGTATTAATCGTTGGAGCACTACCTACTTTGAATTCAGGTTTAAATATCGCTTTTAACTCTCCCTGAGGCGAGACCAACGCAATGGATGCGCTATGATCGACACTATAATTATCCCTATTTTCATCGGCCATCGCATACATCAAACCAAGATCTCTCACAAATGGAAAAAGGTCTTTATGCCCCGCGGTTGCGCCAATAAATTCAGGATCAAAATAATTGGTATATTGGAGTAATTTTTCTGCTGTATCCCGCGCTGGATCAACAGATATTAACCACACTTTAATATTATAATCTGCTTGCAAAGATGACTTTACAGATTTTAATTTAGACAGCGTCATAGGGCAGATATCAG from Pseudoalteromonas ulvae UL12 encodes:
- a CDS encoding polysaccharide deacetylase family protein, with the translated sequence MMLPISFKQFYHAIIATLLLLPLNATAAVILQYHHVSDTLPKVTSISASDFEQHLLYLKNNQFDVISLPELIAALQEKKKLSDKTVAITFDDGFKNNYEQAAPLLEKYQFPYTIFVNPKLIDENVQQIISWEQLRVLVNKGATIANHSMSHDYLHHKHPGESNADWLARIRADILTSEQRIADETGHNFKYLAYPYGEFNLELQKLVEEIGFIGFGQHSGAITHTNDFTRLPRYPASGNYSDISTLTTKLDSLAFPLSKKIMVDSVTSELKPSITLHFSELDFTPNQFQCFISGGNSADLIWSEDNKSVTVRALKPLRKGRTRYNCTAPSKRKNGRYYWFSQPWVVVAEQNN
- a CDS encoding protein-glutamate methylesterase/protein-glutamine glutaminase produces the protein MIRVLIVDDSPLIRALMTQVLDQANDIEVVGAAEDPFHARELIKSLNPDVLTLDVEMPKMDGISFLKNLMRLRPMPVVMVSTLTQEGAPTTLEALELGAIDFVAKPTKNVAAELNAYAEILHDKIRAAAKAKVRIYSQTPSSTHANKVSSPESLEFKANHLVAIGASTGGTEAIKEVLIRLPAHFVPVVITQHIPPVFSKSFAERMDRVAKMTVKEAEDGDVLKAGFVYIAPGDFHLRLQPQGSKLVCRLDKGAPINRHRPAVDALFDSLVNIAPKKTTAIILTGMGADGAKGLLHLKEAGATTFAQDEKTSVVWGMPRAAVELGAAEKTVPLEQVADILMRSMIKR
- the cheD gene encoding chemoreceptor glutamine deamidase CheD; its protein translation is MHEHFKPVLSGFEHVKRYWDRQRERVVAKILPGEFYVTKQDEVISTVLGSCISACIYDYKMGIGGMNHFMLPIKKGHADDFEDPLSCRYGNWAMEFLINEILKNGGCRDNLKVKLFGGGKIISSMTDVGEGNIRFVSDFLKQEGLKVESHDVGGPWPRKVLFNPTTGKAQVKKLRSMHNDTIKEREIRYFSEIEQQKSHTDIELF
- a CDS encoding CheR family methyltransferase — its product is MAKEFLLTDDEFKQIVAMVYKACGIVLGDHKREMVYSRLARRVRKLGFDSFSRYLGYLDSHKEEEFSHFINSITTNLTSFFRENHHFKFLSDTIIPELIQKNQQTKRVRIWSAGCSTGEEPYSIAMTLAGLFPSNWDVKVLATDLDSNVLHKASTGEYSASSVTGLDKSHLENFFLRSKSADIYKVKEQLKSKIHFKRLNLLQEWPMKGPFDLIFCRNVVIYFDKPTKENLFERYADILVPDGYLFLGHSESMGKEQKRFKSLGKTIYRKV
- a CDS encoding methyl-accepting chemotaxis protein; translated protein: METVNSKAKVLNKLLIATSVVLISFIVSLQLAGVEMGQYSIIAILVFGIATIGAMAFLYKAVEQIADKLNVIEEALPLLQEKNFDALIELNQSVFPAFFKTIKSLIKVPVTTSTDSQASVESLLKALDVCQANVMLADSDCTITYVNKSVVSMLQSNESQLRTAVPSLNVASLVGTCVDQFHKTPSHQRGLLQSLQQPYKTKLELSGLTFSLIATPLFSDAGERLGTVVEWKDLTEEVAAQNREQELLAKSARISSALDVCQANVMMADNDLNIVYINRAVEEMLRGNQDQLRTVLPKFDIDNVIGTCIDDFHVNPAHQRGLLKSLNAVYRTDIKVAGFTFGLIATPVFDDDGNRLGTVVEWDDKTDRLEAELLAKEEAANNARIASALKVCKANVMMADADLNIVYTNDAVIEMLSSNEAQLHSVLPKFSVANLIGTCVDDFHKNPSHQRAMLDKLTSTYTTNLELAGFTFGLTATPVFSDDGERLGTVVEWEDKTERLAQEKEAREIAEENLRVRQALDTVATNTMIADATNTIVYMNNAVLSMMQNAESDLKKDLPNFDSRKLLNANIDQFHKNPAHQQGMLDKLKTTYKTEIQVGGRTFGLIANPIVSDEDVRIGTVVEWVDRTEEVGIEREIAELISAAGEGDLNARIEEQGKKGFALNLAQGLNSLVDIVDDAVSETARMLDSMAHGDLTQRIEKEYKGSFDKLKRDINTTADKLTEVIDKINSSSNLVASGAEEISQGNADLSQRTEEQASSLEETASSMEEMTSTVRQNADNAKIANELAADTRDKALQGGAVVERAVSSMAEINESSKKISDIIGVIDEIAFQTNLLALNAAVEAARAGEQGRGFAVVAGEVRNLAQRSAAAAKEIKELIRDSVSKVEDGTILVNESGSTLQEIVAAVQKVTEMIGDISTASEEQSSGIEEVNKAITQMDEMTQQNAALVEQASAASESMSEQAKGMRQLLSFFNIVAGSPLSVAQKADYPVAKPQRPAIPSRSARLSSPPVGDNFVDSSEEWEEF
- a CDS encoding chemotaxis protein CheW; this encodes MDDSTLESDALSEEDTSIRQFLTFIMDEEEYGVDILTVQEIRGWEEITTIPNSPRYVKGAINLRGTIVPIIDLRLRFGLKVADYGPLTVVIVVKVELAQGSKIMGLVVDAVSDVYSIAEEQATDVPDINRSDNAEFVHGLVNVGEKMVVLLKLERVLNLRHETEQEVVIN
- a CDS encoding chemotaxis protein CheA, translated to MSIDLSQFFEVFFEESFEGLDTMESELLNLQPGDLDSETINTIFRAAHSIKGGSGTFGFSSVADFTHVLETLLDQIRDGRRALEPDHVNLLLQSVDCLRLLLSALQLEQEPDLSQSIALRQEFERILNNEQPAAQSDTPSSPAPKAQGGPSSVDTFEIIFKPLHHLFKTGNEPLFMITELSELGQLDVKVNLDGIADINDMQPDDCYLAWTFYLETTESESRIKEVFEWVEDDAEITITVCGGLFEEDDELIAAPPESETNSKPEPAVKVEQSKAVKSESETAKPVAKAAESTSIRVSIDKVDSLINMVGELVITQAMLTQLGEGEITDNKLMALQEGLAQLAHNTRDLQESVMRIRMLPISFVFSRFPRLVRDTSQKLGKQVELKLLGEQTELDKTVMEKISDPMVHLVRNSLDHGLERPDVREEAGKDPVGKVTLNAFHQGGNIVIEIMDDGNGLNTQKIRSKALQNGLISETDDLSDDKINELIFMPGFSTADEVSDISGRGVGMDVVRRNIQALNGSIEVTSEQGVGSTFTIRLPLTLAILDGQLVTVGQHTYIIPLISIVESLQVDIKKVNSVGGGLDVLRLRDEYVPILRLYQIFNHRGAIEDLEKGLLVVVESDNQKVGLLVDDLLAQQQVVIKSLEANYQKVEGVSGATILGDGRVSLIVDITGLIKLAGLKKAGRQELVIDGLEAH
- a CDS encoding response regulator, giving the protein MKKILAVDDSASMRQMVGFTLKKAGFDVTEAKDGSEALAIAKQNSFDAIISDVNMPIMDGITLIRELRGLPEYKFTPMLMLTTESGLDKKTEGKAAGATGWIVKPFNPEQLLAVIKKVIR
- a CDS encoding STAS domain-containing protein, which encodes MYQLPEELVINNINTFHQTIIGLLNDGGDIVLDISQVSQADTASVQMLCALQKHLLSTDHHIQWHGNSKALLSSAKTLGVNEFLSLEHV
- a CDS encoding SCO family protein, translated to MKKIALLITLFILLIGCKEEAIDTDALVYEEARKLKPFTLINKNNEKIDNNAFTGGWNLLFLGYTSCPDICPMTLSKLKSVKSSLQADYNIKVWLISVDPARDTAEKLLQYTNYFDPEFIGATAGHKDLFPFVRDLGLMYAMADENRDNYSVDHSASIALVSPQGELKAIFKPEFKVGSAPTINTASLIADFKKIVK